In Halorubrum sp. PV6, a single window of DNA contains:
- a CDS encoding DUF6517 family protein — protein sequence MERRELLAAVAASTSLAVAGCSGVEDGSFEFDAKPASIPAAAVTEAGYEGESPQSFTIDERLEASGVNVEVSATTWLAGYENPDNGSAVFVASTPDGKVAGQSVNPLVRADEGDLIRRLVEQVNQRDVGGGGTEIKADDIKDVGSETRTILGEEVEISILETTIDAEVETGDGQSSEVEGVPVYLYVGTVQHEEDVIAIVGVHPTEVDASESVLSLMEQVEH from the coding sequence ATGGAAAGACGTGAACTGCTCGCGGCGGTCGCCGCCTCGACGTCCCTCGCAGTCGCCGGCTGTAGCGGCGTCGAGGACGGGTCCTTCGAGTTCGACGCGAAACCGGCCAGCATCCCGGCGGCGGCGGTCACGGAGGCCGGGTACGAGGGCGAATCGCCGCAGTCGTTCACCATCGACGAGCGGCTCGAAGCCTCGGGAGTCAACGTCGAGGTGTCGGCGACGACGTGGCTCGCCGGGTACGAGAACCCCGACAACGGGTCGGCGGTGTTCGTGGCGAGCACGCCGGACGGGAAGGTGGCCGGGCAGTCCGTCAACCCGCTCGTTCGGGCGGATGAAGGCGATCTGATACGGCGGCTCGTAGAGCAGGTCAACCAGCGAGACGTCGGCGGTGGCGGGACCGAAATCAAGGCGGACGACATCAAAGACGTCGGGTCGGAGACGCGTACGATTCTCGGGGAAGAGGTCGAGATCTCTATTCTGGAGACGACGATCGACGCCGAAGTCGAAACCGGCGACGGACAGAGCAGCGAGGTTGAGGGCGTGCCGGTGTACCTGTACGTCGGCACCGTCCAACACGAGGAGGACGTGATCGCGATCGTCGGGGTCCACCCGACCGAGGTCGACGCCTCCGAGTCCGTGTTGTCTCTGATGGAGCAGGTCGAGCACTAA
- a CDS encoding cyclic nucleotide-binding/CBS domain-containing protein: MDLNDRTRVKDVMSTPLETIGADEPLREAARRMSDSDISALVVTTGGGCIVTQGDIVGAVAVGEDTDETTVRDVMTQNVETVTPDLMMEEVAAMMTMYGVKHLPVVDDDYVGMVSSTDVAEHLS, translated from the coding sequence ATGGATTTGAACGACCGGACCCGCGTCAAAGACGTCATGTCGACGCCGCTTGAGACGATCGGCGCTGACGAACCGCTCCGCGAGGCGGCGCGACGGATGAGCGACAGCGACATCAGCGCGCTCGTCGTGACCACTGGCGGCGGCTGTATCGTGACCCAAGGCGACATCGTCGGCGCCGTCGCCGTCGGCGAGGACACCGACGAGACGACCGTCCGAGACGTGATGACGCAGAACGTCGAGACCGTGACCCCGGACCTCATGATGGAGGAAGTCGCGGCGATGATGACGATGTACGGCGTCAAACACCTCCCGGTCGTCGACGACGACTACGTCGGGATGGTCTCTTCGACCGACGTCGCCGAACACCTCTCGTAA
- a CDS encoding calcium/sodium antiporter, producing MLLGSPLTELLLLAGGAALLYAGAELLVKGASDLALAVGLKASTVGVTVVAFATTAPELFVSLLGAVTVSTDTGLGAIVGSNIANIGLVLGVSALIRPLDISQTVFERHVPFMVLAALLLVGLGWDGQIGALDGVFMLAVLVAFTAVVLRRVQQTQSSISAAEREGMPDARLRDAAFVVVGIVALVLGSQWLVEGGQSLLSAAGFSDIFIGLTVLALGTSLPELAASVVAAIRGEADFSVGNVVGSNIYNVLAVLGIVAVITPISVSADVRGFEFPALLVVTALVVGLMSRGKRISRADGAVLVATYGGFIYLLLP from the coding sequence GTGCTACTCGGGTCGCCGCTCACGGAACTGCTGTTGCTCGCCGGCGGCGCCGCCCTCCTGTACGCCGGCGCCGAGCTACTCGTCAAGGGCGCAAGCGACCTCGCGCTCGCGGTCGGGCTGAAGGCGTCGACGGTCGGCGTCACCGTCGTCGCGTTCGCGACCACGGCCCCCGAACTCTTCGTCTCCCTGCTCGGCGCGGTCACCGTCTCGACCGACACCGGGCTCGGCGCCATCGTAGGATCGAACATCGCGAACATCGGGCTCGTGTTGGGCGTCTCGGCGCTGATCCGCCCGCTCGATATCTCACAGACCGTCTTCGAGCGGCACGTCCCGTTCATGGTCCTCGCCGCGCTGCTGCTCGTCGGACTCGGGTGGGACGGCCAGATCGGCGCGCTCGACGGCGTCTTCATGCTCGCCGTTCTCGTCGCCTTCACCGCGGTCGTCTTGCGACGCGTCCAGCAGACGCAGTCGAGCATCTCGGCGGCCGAACGCGAGGGGATGCCCGACGCACGCCTCCGGGACGCCGCCTTCGTCGTCGTCGGCATCGTCGCCCTCGTCCTCGGCTCCCAGTGGCTCGTCGAGGGCGGGCAGTCGCTGCTCTCCGCGGCCGGGTTCTCGGACATCTTCATCGGGCTCACGGTGCTGGCGCTCGGCACCTCGCTGCCGGAGCTGGCGGCGAGCGTCGTGGCCGCGATCCGGGGCGAGGCCGACTTCAGCGTCGGCAACGTCGTCGGATCGAACATCTACAACGTGCTCGCGGTCCTCGGCATCGTCGCGGTCATCACGCCCATCAGCGTCAGCGCCGACGTCCGCGGGTTCGAGTTCCCCGCGCTGCTCGTCGTCACCGCCCTCGTGGTCGGGCTGATGTCCCGCGGCAAGCGCATCTCGCGGGCCGACGGCGCCGTCCTCGTCGCCACCTACGGCGGGTTCATCTACCTGTTGTTGCCGTAG
- the artA gene encoding archaeosortase A, translating to MLGSGVPAVLSLVPDTFTFAWIVALLFGLAWLLDSRGLAAGRSIAAGTWGLFGLFWLSTVPYFAFEHQSYVESILALVGVPACLYAGYLLYNGRASLFTLTRAIAIMLFIYLPFETIPAFTLGGVAFPEPRRILIEVVATQTGMLIDLLGYAPERVASSEGYDAAYLWTLDDGHTYRIDIVLACTGLGSMAIFGGLVAAVEAPLRRKVRGLAVSVSLIYVLNILRTTFISVVAGNQYMQWYPDIVLTMFGASDPYRVSFLISDRIMSQLLAVVALIAITFLVVRELPELVVILEDVLYLLTGEEHDLTETLDLPRSPTNR from the coding sequence ATGCTCGGTTCCGGCGTCCCGGCGGTGCTGTCCCTCGTGCCGGACACGTTCACGTTCGCCTGGATCGTCGCCCTCCTGTTCGGACTCGCGTGGCTCTTGGACAGCCGCGGCCTCGCGGCCGGTCGGTCGATAGCGGCCGGCACGTGGGGGTTGTTCGGGCTCTTCTGGCTGTCGACGGTGCCGTACTTCGCGTTCGAACACCAGAGCTACGTCGAGTCGATCCTCGCGCTCGTCGGGGTGCCGGCCTGTCTGTACGCCGGCTATCTCCTGTACAACGGGCGGGCGTCGCTGTTCACGCTCACGCGAGCGATCGCCATTATGCTCTTTATCTACCTCCCGTTCGAGACCATTCCAGCGTTCACGCTCGGCGGCGTGGCCTTTCCCGAACCGCGGCGAATCCTGATCGAGGTCGTCGCGACGCAGACCGGGATGCTCATCGACCTGCTCGGCTACGCGCCGGAGCGAGTCGCGAGCAGCGAGGGGTACGACGCGGCCTACCTCTGGACGCTCGACGACGGCCACACCTACCGGATCGACATCGTCTTGGCCTGTACGGGGCTCGGGAGCATGGCGATATTCGGCGGGCTCGTCGCGGCCGTCGAGGCCCCCCTGCGGCGCAAGGTTCGCGGACTCGCCGTCTCCGTCTCGCTCATCTACGTCCTCAACATCCTCCGGACGACGTTCATCTCGGTCGTCGCGGGCAACCAGTACATGCAGTGGTACCCCGATATCGTGTTGACGATGTTCGGCGCGAGCGACCCGTACCGGGTGTCGTTTCTGATCTCCGACCGCATCATGAGCCAACTGCTCGCGGTCGTGGCGCTGATCGCTATTACGTTCCTCGTGGTCCGAGAACTCCCGGAGCTCGTGGTCATCCTCGAAGACGTCCTCTACCTGCTCACCGGTGAGGAACACGACCTCACGGAGACGTTAGATCTCCCGCGGTCGCCGACGAACCGCTGA
- a CDS encoding transcription elongation factor Spt5 produces the protein MPIFSVKTTASQERTVADMLAEKEMPEIQAVIAPDQLTSYVMVEASDGSVFARILDEIPHARGVIQGSEGPARSPFSEVEHFLSPTPDVEGIAEGDIVELIAGPFKGEKARVQRIDEGKDQVTVELYEATVPIPVTVRGDQIRVLDSDER, from the coding sequence ATGCCGATCTTCTCGGTCAAGACCACCGCGAGCCAGGAGCGGACCGTCGCCGACATGCTCGCCGAAAAGGAGATGCCGGAGATCCAAGCCGTCATCGCTCCCGACCAGCTGACGAGCTACGTGATGGTCGAAGCCAGCGACGGCAGCGTGTTCGCCCGGATCCTCGACGAGATCCCCCACGCTCGCGGCGTGATTCAGGGCTCCGAGGGGCCGGCCAGGAGCCCCTTCTCCGAGGTCGAGCACTTCCTCTCGCCGACCCCCGACGTGGAAGGGATCGCCGAGGGCGACATCGTGGAACTCATCGCCGGGCCGTTTAAAGGCGAGAAGGCTCGCGTCCAGCGGATCGACGAGGGCAAAGACCAGGTGACCGTCGAACTGTACGAGGCCACCGTTCCGATTCCGGTGACGGTCCGCGGCGACCAGATCCGCGTGCTCGACTCGGACGAACGCTGA
- the ftsZ gene encoding cell division protein FtsZ, with amino-acid sequence MDSIVEDAIDEAEEPPADDAGGAGAGDTDPTAGTPPQTGTMTDDELQDVLQDLQTNITVVGCGGAGGNTVNRMTEEGIHGAKLVAANTDVQHLVNIEADTKILMGQQKTQGRGAGSLPQVGEEAAIESQEEIHDAIDGSDMVFVTAGLGGGTGTGSAPVVAKAARESGALTIAIVTTPFTAEGEVRRTNAEAGLERLRDVSDTVIVVPNDRLLDAVGKLPVRQAFKVSDEVLMRSVKGITELITMPGLVNLDFADVRTVMEKGGVAMIGLGESDSDSKAQDSVKSALRSPLLDVDISGANSALVNVTGGTDMSIEEAEGVVEEIYDRIDPDARIIWGTSVDEELEGEMRTMIVVTGVESPQIYGRNGEGAEEASPEMEDIDYVE; translated from the coding sequence ATGGACTCTATCGTTGAGGACGCCATCGACGAAGCCGAGGAACCTCCGGCGGACGACGCCGGAGGCGCCGGCGCCGGCGACACCGACCCAACCGCCGGCACGCCGCCACAGACGGGAACGATGACGGACGACGAGCTGCAGGATGTTCTCCAAGACCTCCAGACGAACATCACCGTCGTGGGCTGTGGCGGCGCCGGCGGCAACACCGTAAACCGGATGACAGAAGAGGGGATTCACGGGGCGAAACTCGTCGCCGCGAACACCGACGTACAACACCTGGTCAACATCGAGGCCGACACGAAGATCCTCATGGGCCAGCAGAAGACGCAGGGCCGCGGGGCCGGCTCCCTCCCGCAGGTCGGCGAGGAGGCGGCGATCGAGTCCCAAGAGGAGATCCACGACGCCATCGACGGCTCCGACATGGTGTTCGTCACCGCCGGGCTCGGCGGCGGAACCGGCACCGGCTCGGCCCCGGTCGTCGCCAAGGCGGCCCGCGAGTCCGGCGCGCTCACCATCGCCATCGTCACCACGCCGTTCACGGCCGAGGGCGAGGTCCGACGCACGAACGCGGAGGCCGGTCTCGAACGCCTTCGCGACGTGAGCGACACGGTCATCGTCGTCCCCAACGACCGGCTGCTCGACGCGGTCGGCAAACTCCCCGTCCGGCAGGCGTTTAAGGTGTCCGACGAGGTGCTGATGCGCTCGGTGAAGGGGATCACGGAGCTCATCACGATGCCCGGCCTGGTCAACCTCGACTTCGCCGACGTTCGCACGGTCATGGAGAAGGGCGGCGTCGCGATGATCGGCCTCGGCGAGTCCGACTCCGACTCGAAGGCGCAGGACTCGGTGAAGTCCGCGCTCCGCTCGCCGCTGCTCGACGTCGACATCTCCGGCGCGAACTCCGCGCTGGTCAACGTCACCGGCGGCACCGACATGTCCATCGAGGAAGCCGAGGGCGTCGTCGAGGAGATCTACGACCGGATCGACCCCGACGCGCGGATCATCTGGGGGACTTCCGTCGACGAGGAGTTGGAAGGCGAGATGCGGACCATGATCGTCGTGACCGGCGTCGAGTCCCCGCAGATTTACGGACGCAACGGCGAGGGCGCAGAAGAGGCCTCGCCCGAGATGGAAGACATCGACTACGTCGAGTAA
- a CDS encoding HEWD family protein, with product MSVTITPPRERECELCGRDERWDDEATGWRIDGDAGNVYCIHEWDINGTFTPVTVE from the coding sequence ATGAGCGTCACCATCACCCCCCCACGGGAGCGCGAGTGTGAGCTGTGCGGCCGGGACGAGCGGTGGGACGACGAGGCCACCGGGTGGCGGATCGACGGGGACGCCGGCAACGTCTACTGTATCCACGAGTGGGACATCAACGGGACGTTCACGCCGGTGACCGTGGAGTAG
- a CDS encoding protein translocase SEC61 complex subunit gamma, translated as MDVPYDLNSYIRVLKLASTPSSDEFLQVSKIAGAGILLIGFIGFLMFAVMSLLPGVGA; from the coding sequence ATGGACGTCCCGTACGACCTCAACAGCTACATTCGGGTGCTGAAACTGGCGAGCACGCCGAGCTCCGACGAGTTCCTCCAAGTGTCGAAGATCGCCGGCGCCGGCATCCTGCTCATCGGCTTCATCGGCTTCCTGATGTTCGCGGTCATGAGCCTCCTGCCGGGGGTCGGCGCGTAA
- the dph5 gene encoding diphthine synthase: MLTFIGLGLYDERSITVKGREALGDADRVFAEFYTSKLVGADVETLEAYHDVEIEVRPREGVEQDPEAILAAAEDGDVAFLTAGDTMISTTHTDLRLRAESRGIDTRVIHGVTAQSAASSLTGLQNYRFGKATTLPFPYAHGGDDVPASVIETIAANRDRGLHTVVYLDIKVGTGPTGPDPDHEEYMTADVAAGLLADEWADPLGVVVARAGSPDAVVAADRLSALADREFGDPLHLLVIPGALHHVEADALAGLAGAPAELLEE, from the coding sequence ATGCTTACCTTCATCGGCCTCGGTCTCTACGACGAGCGATCCATCACCGTCAAGGGTCGCGAGGCGCTCGGAGACGCGGATCGGGTCTTCGCGGAGTTTTACACCAGCAAACTCGTCGGCGCGGACGTCGAAACGCTGGAGGCCTACCACGACGTGGAGATCGAGGTTCGCCCGCGCGAGGGCGTCGAACAGGACCCGGAGGCGATCCTCGCGGCGGCCGAAGATGGCGACGTCGCCTTCCTCACCGCCGGCGACACGATGATCTCGACGACACACACCGATCTCAGACTGCGCGCCGAGTCGCGCGGCATCGACACCCGCGTGATCCACGGGGTCACGGCCCAGTCGGCCGCCTCCAGCCTCACCGGGCTCCAGAACTATCGGTTCGGGAAGGCGACGACGCTCCCGTTCCCGTACGCGCACGGCGGCGACGACGTGCCGGCGAGCGTGATCGAGACGATAGCGGCGAACCGCGACCGCGGACTCCACACCGTCGTGTACCTCGACATCAAGGTCGGTACGGGTCCGACCGGCCCCGATCCGGACCACGAGGAGTACATGACCGCCGACGTCGCCGCCGGCCTGCTCGCCGACGAGTGGGCGGACCCGCTCGGGGTCGTCGTCGCTCGCGCCGGCTCACCGGACGCGGTCGTGGCCGCCGACCGACTGAGCGCGCTCGCCGACCGGGAGTTCGGCGACCCGCTCCACCTCCTCGTCATTCCCGGAGCCCTCCACCACGTCGAGGCCGACGCGCTCGCTGGACTCGCCGGCGCACCGGCGGAACTCCTCGAGGAGTAG
- a CDS encoding CBS domain-containing protein, which yields MAEITVERLMSTDLVTIETGAAAAEAASRMLETGVNSILVVDDDRRLAGLITGRDFVSLVRQNEPQDTSVVDAFMTTDVLTVSLDDSVAELAEPTEQGYTHLPVVDGDGTLVGMVSTTDFTAYVSGKR from the coding sequence ATGGCAGAGATCACTGTCGAGCGACTGATGTCGACCGACCTCGTCACCATCGAAACGGGTGCGGCCGCCGCGGAAGCGGCGAGCCGCATGCTGGAAACGGGCGTGAACTCGATCCTCGTCGTCGACGACGACAGACGCCTCGCGGGGCTGATAACCGGGAGGGACTTCGTCTCGCTCGTCCGGCAGAACGAGCCACAGGACACGAGCGTCGTGGACGCGTTTATGACGACGGACGTCCTCACCGTGTCGCTCGACGACTCCGTCGCGGAGCTCGCCGAGCCGACGGAGCAGGGGTACACCCACCTCCCGGTCGTCGACGGGGACGGCACTCTGGTCGGCATGGTCTCGACGACCGATTTCACGGCGTACGTCTCGGGGAAGCGATAG
- a CDS encoding alkaline phosphatase family protein produces the protein MGLFDRLRGNDTPRVAFIGIDGLPHSLVADNPDTFPTLSAIAEEGDGGPIDSAVPPESSACWPVLTSGVNPGETGVYGFQDREVGSYDTYVPMGRDVQATRVWDRATEAGLNATVLNVPVTFPPQRTVQRMVSGYLSPDVDKAAHPEEFRKYLTESDYRLSVNAKLGHRDDKTKFIEQARQTLDARAAAFSRCVEMDDWDLFVGVFSAPDRINHFLWGDYETEGPYREAMLDFYAALDEHIGEIRRALPNDVRLVVGSTHGFTRLQYDVYCNEWLEESGWLSYEDDDHGSLADIADDARAYSLVPGRFYLNVEGREPNGVVAESEYESTRQSLRADLEAWEGPDGNPVAKRVVERETVFRGDHEAIAPDLVVIPNEGFDLKAGFRPHDSVFDTTGPRTGMHTFEDAALFVDHPDAKVEDADLLDIAPTLLRLLDIDYGRTDLDGASLI, from the coding sequence ATGGGTCTCTTCGACCGGCTACGAGGGAACGATACGCCCCGCGTGGCGTTCATCGGGATCGACGGGCTCCCCCACAGCCTGGTTGCCGACAACCCGGACACGTTTCCGACGCTGTCGGCGATTGCCGAGGAGGGCGACGGGGGACCGATCGACAGCGCCGTGCCGCCCGAGTCGAGCGCGTGCTGGCCGGTGCTCACGAGCGGCGTGAATCCCGGCGAGACCGGCGTGTACGGCTTCCAAGACCGGGAGGTCGGCTCGTACGACACGTACGTTCCCATGGGCCGCGACGTGCAGGCGACGCGAGTCTGGGACCGCGCGACCGAGGCCGGGCTCAACGCGACGGTGCTGAACGTCCCCGTCACGTTCCCGCCCCAGCGAACCGTCCAGCGCATGGTCTCCGGGTACCTCTCGCCGGACGTGGACAAGGCCGCGCATCCCGAGGAGTTCCGGAAGTACCTCACGGAGAGCGACTACCGCCTGTCCGTCAACGCGAAACTCGGCCACCGAGACGACAAGACGAAGTTCATCGAACAGGCCCGCCAGACGCTCGACGCGCGCGCGGCGGCGTTCTCCCGCTGCGTCGAGATGGACGACTGGGACCTGTTCGTCGGCGTGTTCTCCGCGCCCGATCGGATCAACCACTTCCTCTGGGGAGATTACGAGACCGAGGGGCCGTACCGCGAGGCCATGCTCGACTTCTACGCGGCGCTCGACGAACACATCGGAGAGATTCGGCGAGCGCTCCCGAACGACGTGCGGCTCGTCGTCGGCTCCACCCACGGGTTCACCCGGTTGCAGTACGATGTCTACTGCAACGAGTGGCTCGAAGAGTCGGGGTGGCTCTCGTATGAAGACGACGACCACGGCTCACTCGCAGACATCGCCGACGACGCCCGCGCGTACTCGCTGGTCCCCGGTCGATTCTACCTCAACGTGGAGGGCCGCGAGCCAAACGGCGTCGTCGCCGAGTCGGAGTACGAGTCCACCCGGCAGTCCCTGCGGGCTGATCTTGAAGCCTGGGAGGGACCGGACGGGAACCCTGTTGCGAAGCGAGTCGTCGAACGCGAGACGGTGTTCCGCGGCGATCACGAGGCCATCGCGCCGGATCTGGTCGTCATCCCGAACGAAGGGTTCGACCTCAAGGCCGGCTTCCGCCCCCACGACTCGGTGTTCGACACGACCGGCCCGCGAACCGGGATGCACACCTTCGAGGACGCCGCGCTGTTCGTCGACCACCCGGACGCGAAGGTCGAGGACGCGGACTTACTCGACATCGCGCCGACGCTCCTGCGACTCCTCGACATCGACTACGGCCGGACCGACCTCGACGGCGCGAGTCTGATCTGA
- a CDS encoding D-aminoacyl-tRNA deacylase: MIAIVVSRADSASEHIGEQLLAVGDWERRTDPTRPDAAGGGTYYRTDGFELREFDDLHIELSDPAAAFGASEDAGDDEPAFLVFVSRHSGETGALLTAHVTGNFGPAPYGGAPETLARAAPGAEKRVVEALAAHAPAGYDVGIECTHHGPTDTAVPSLFVELGSGEPQWRDPDAARAVARAVLDLRGTGAELRGDGDRRPRHVVGFGGGHYAPRFTRIVRETDWAVGHVAADWSLGDLGAPDANRDVIEQAFSRSRADLAVIEGEKPALAATIRDLGHRVVSETWVREVGDRPLPLVDRLAADLATVEEGLRFGDVVPAAPDAIRLGDLPAALCSRAQGIDADAARAAVESATVAFETAQAGTRATGRAAFDAADSSPGYADLVAGLAAVLEEGYDAVEVTDEAVTAHETAFDPELAATLGVPEGPAFGRLADGESVEVDGETIAPEAVSRERTDRFPIGPAPTPD, encoded by the coding sequence GTGATAGCGATCGTCGTCAGCCGGGCCGACAGCGCCTCGGAACACATCGGCGAGCAGCTGCTCGCCGTCGGCGACTGGGAGCGTCGGACCGACCCGACCCGACCGGACGCCGCCGGCGGTGGAACCTACTACCGGACCGACGGGTTCGAACTGCGAGAGTTCGACGACCTCCACATCGAACTCTCCGATCCGGCGGCCGCGTTCGGAGCGAGCGAGGACGCGGGCGACGACGAGCCCGCGTTCCTCGTGTTCGTCTCCCGCCACTCCGGCGAGACGGGAGCGCTCCTGACGGCGCACGTCACGGGCAACTTCGGTCCCGCGCCGTACGGCGGCGCCCCGGAGACCCTGGCGCGAGCCGCGCCGGGCGCCGAAAAGCGCGTCGTCGAGGCGCTGGCGGCTCACGCCCCGGCGGGGTACGACGTGGGGATCGAGTGTACGCACCACGGCCCGACCGACACCGCCGTGCCGTCGCTGTTCGTCGAACTCGGCTCAGGCGAACCGCAGTGGCGCGATCCGGACGCGGCTCGCGCCGTCGCACGGGCGGTCCTCGACCTGCGGGGCACCGGCGCGGAACTGCGCGGCGACGGCGACCGCCGGCCGCGCCACGTCGTCGGGTTCGGCGGCGGCCACTACGCCCCGCGGTTCACCCGAATCGTCCGGGAGACGGACTGGGCAGTGGGCCACGTCGCCGCCGACTGGTCGCTCGGGGACCTCGGCGCGCCCGACGCGAACCGCGACGTGATCGAACAGGCGTTCTCCCGGAGCCGGGCGGATCTGGCCGTCATCGAGGGCGAAAAGCCCGCCCTCGCGGCGACGATCCGGGATCTCGGCCACCGCGTCGTGAGCGAGACGTGGGTGCGCGAGGTCGGCGACCGGCCCCTCCCGCTGGTCGACCGGCTGGCGGCCGACCTCGCGACCGTCGAGGAGGGGCTCCGGTTCGGCGACGTCGTCCCGGCGGCCCCCGACGCGATCCGTCTCGGGGACCTCCCGGCGGCGCTGTGCTCGCGGGCGCAGGGCATCGACGCCGACGCGGCCCGCGCGGCCGTGGAGTCGGCGACCGTCGCCTTCGAGACCGCGCAGGCGGGGACGCGAGCGACGGGGCGGGCCGCCTTCGACGCCGCCGACTCGTCGCCCGGCTACGCCGACCTCGTCGCGGGGCTCGCGGCGGTGTTGGAGGAGGGCTACGACGCGGTCGAAGTCACCGACGAGGCAGTGACCGCCCACGAGACCGCCTTCGACCCCGAACTCGCGGCCACACTGGGCGTTCCGGAGGGCCCGGCGTTCGGGCGACTCGCTGACGGGGAGTCGGTCGAGGTCGACGGCGAAACGATCGCGCCGGAGGCGGTGTCGCGAGAGCGGACGGACCGGTTTCCGATCGGTCCGGCGCCGACCCCGGACTGA
- a CDS encoding PhzF family phenazine biosynthesis protein — protein METRRTLLVDAFADEPLAGNVAGVVPNAAGLSDDQMQRIAAELGASETAFLLGSDEADERLRYFTPATEVDLCGHATIAAYGALFEEGAIDAGDRTLRTNVGDLDVTVDDDGTVWMGQNPPSVERIEADELDADRLGDALGIDPAALRDVGADLPVAVATTGLPWLVVPVNFLERLGEADPDSAAIEAVCAAHDAVGIYAYTFDALDPESTLHGRAFAPAVGVQEDPVTGTASGAVGAYLQEVGAFDGDFPDELRFEQGHFINRPGHVRVRVAGDEVRVGGDAVTSLDGDLRVPAADRDDDIIEA, from the coding sequence ATGGAGACGCGCCGCACCCTTCTCGTCGACGCGTTCGCGGACGAGCCGCTGGCCGGGAACGTCGCCGGAGTCGTCCCGAACGCCGCAGGGCTGAGCGATGACCAGATGCAGCGGATCGCCGCGGAGCTCGGCGCCTCGGAGACCGCGTTCCTGCTCGGGAGCGACGAGGCCGACGAGCGACTCCGATACTTCACGCCCGCGACCGAGGTCGACCTGTGCGGTCACGCCACGATCGCGGCCTACGGCGCCCTCTTCGAGGAGGGGGCGATCGACGCCGGCGACCGGACCCTCCGGACCAACGTCGGCGACCTCGACGTCACCGTCGACGACGACGGGACCGTCTGGATGGGACAGAACCCGCCGTCGGTCGAGCGTATCGAGGCGGACGAGCTCGACGCCGACCGCCTCGGCGACGCGCTCGGCATCGACCCCGCGGCCCTGCGCGACGTGGGCGCGGACCTCCCGGTGGCGGTCGCCACCACCGGCCTCCCGTGGCTCGTCGTCCCCGTCAACTTCCTCGAACGGCTCGGCGAGGCGGACCCCGACTCGGCCGCCATCGAAGCGGTCTGCGCGGCACACGACGCGGTCGGGATATACGCGTACACGTTCGACGCGCTCGACCCGGAGTCGACGCTTCACGGCCGGGCGTTCGCGCCCGCGGTCGGCGTGCAGGAAGACCCCGTGACGGGAACCGCGAGCGGCGCCGTGGGCGCTTACCTGCAAGAGGTCGGCGCCTTCGACGGCGACTTCCCGGACGAACTCCGATTCGAACAGGGTCACTTCATCAATCGTCCCGGTCACGTCCGCGTCCGCGTCGCAGGCGACGAGGTTCGCGTCGGCGGCGACGCGGTCACCTCGCTGGACGGCGACCTTCGGGTGCCGGCCGCGGACCGCGACGACGACATCATCGAGGCGTAG